Part of the Methanococcus maripaludis genome is shown below.
CTATTCCATATTCTTGGTTTTTTTGAACGATTTATGGATTCATACTTTCTAAGGCCCACAAACGAAAAACATCCTTTTTCATATTTTTCATCGATAAGTATTCCAAGCGGAGATACTTTACATACTTCACTGCACCACCGATTATCTCTTCCAGGGGGCCCATATTCTTCTAATTTTTCCCAGAATTCTCCTGAATTCGTTTTCAAAATTTCGAGATTATACATTTTAGAAATTTCTTCGATATTTTCTAAAGTTTCGTTAAATTCGATTCCTGTGTCATTGAATAATACATCAAATTCTACAGGGTTTTCTGAATTTTTAAACGCTTCAAATGCTAAAAGAAGTACTGCAAGGCTATCCTTTCCACCAGAATATGCGACAGAAACTGGTCTTCCAATTTTTACAACCGTATTTCTCATAAATCCAATGGAATTACTTTCAACCTTTTGCATTGCGTTTTTGTTTGCTTCGATCATTTTTTCGATTGCTTCATCAAATTCGCCAATTTCATGCAAAACCTCTGAATTTTTTGGAAGTTCAGATTTTCTAACCTTTGCAACCATTCCCTTTTCAGAATTTACAATTTCTTCGTAATTCATTCTGGATCTTCCAACACCCAAAACATCCAGTTCATTAAAATCCATACTCGAGTCGGGTTTTTCTATTAATATAATAACATCATCATCAATACAGATGTCTTCTGATGCAAATGCAACTCCTGGCCTTAAAACAGATGCCCCTTTATTCAAAATAAATTTGGGAACATCTTCCTTAACTACGAGTAATTTTTTCTTGCAGCCTGCAGTAATAAGTCTTCTGGCACCCTCAATCGTTGGAATTATCTTCCATTCGTGTTTTTTCTCGTTGAAATTTAAAATTCCAAAGATTATTCCATCAACGACAATTTCTTGAAAATATTCAATTCCTGGAGCCTTGTTTACGAGCACTAGTTTATTTTTAAATAAATTTTCTTCTATTCCAAACTGAGATTTTATGGTTTTGTTTATTAAATCCAAATCTCCTTTGAAAGCAGGTCTTGCATCCCCGGGAGGAGTTACCTTAACTTCAACCGTTTCAGAATCGCAAATTGCACATTTGGTATCTAGTACGGGGATGTTGCAGTTTTTACACCATTTTAAATGAATTTTTCCCAAAATAGTCTTCAAAATATCACCGTTAGTTAAAAAATTAAATTTTTGATTTTAAATTATCATTGTTAATCCAACAAACATGAGTATGATTCCAAAAAATTTCTTCAAAAGCTTGGAGTTAATATTATTTGAAATTTTAGCGCCATATCTTGAAAATATAATACTCATTGCACCAATCGACAGGGCTGCCGATATTGAAACATATCCTATGAAATTTAGATATTTATAGGTATCTGCTATTTCAACAGGGCTAAATAGATAGCCCAAAAAACCACTTAATGAAATGATTACCATCATTCCCAGGGATGTACCAATACTCCTTTTTATAGGCGTTTTTAAAAATAACGTCAAAATCGGAATTGCAATAGTTCCGCCACCAATTCCAAACATGCTTGACAGAATCCCTATTAAAAATCCGCAAAGTACGACAGGCAAATAATTAACGTTTTTATTGATTTCGACCTGAGGATTAGTTTTGTTAAATGCCATATTTAATGAAAGAATTATCAAAATAACCCCAAAGAGCATTCTGTGAAGATCGCCACTAATGTAATTTGTAACAATCCTAACACCCACAAATGTTCCCAAAATTCCTGAAAACCCGAGTAATATCGAATATCTCCAAATAATGTTTCCAAATTTTGAATGGGAATAAGCACTATTTAGTGAAGTTAAAAAAATAACTGAAAGACTCGTTCCAACAGCCATTGCAACAACGTGGTCATCAGAAATTCCGAGATTTTGAAAAATGTACATTAATGTTGGAACCATGATAAAACCGCCACCGAGGCCCAAAGCACCGGTTGTGAATCCCACAATGCATCCAACGACTACCAAAAGTAAATAAATCAAAAAAATTTCCATAAATAACACAAATCTATACTTTTAATTCTTTACAGCACCATCTTCTCACAATTTCTTTTAGAATATCAAATGAGCTGTGAAATGGGCATCTTACATATTCTTCGACTTTCAGTACTTCAGGATATAAAAAATGTTTCGCAAGCTGTGATTTCAGTTCAGTTATCTGATATGTTGTCTGATCCGGACCCAAAACTATAATATCAGGTCTAATTTCTAAAATCGGTTCAAGTTTGTTAGTTAAACTACCCAAAACTGCACGATCTACAGGTTTAAGTGCTTCTATCATTATTTTTCGTTGTTCTTCAGGAATTACTGGGCTTCTTCCTTTAATTTTTTTTACGGTTTCGTCCCTTGCAATAATTACAACGAGTTCATCCGCATGTTTTTTTGCGAAATTAAGCGTATTAAAGTGTCCAGGATGTAATAAATCAAATGTGCCTGCAGTTACTGCTATTTTCTTTTCCATCATATCACTTTGTAGTTATTAGCTATTTTAAGTTTATAATACTATCTTTCCCATTTTTGACCCTAAATATTGCATCAAATGTACCCATTATCAAAGGGCCTAATGCAAAACCCGTAACTCCAAGCGCAAGCGGGCCCATCAAAAATGCAACCAGCGCAAGCGCCGGATGGATACTACTTTCATGATTTACAAGTCTTGGGCGTATTGCAAAATCAGGTGCTAGAGATAAGAAAATTACCCCAAAACCAAAAAGTAAAACTGCTTTAGAATACATTCCAACTGCAACATAATAAACAGATAATGGCATATATATTGTCCAACCACCAACGATAGGAAGTAGTGTTAGTATACCACTCAGCGCCCCAAGTGTTACGGGATTTGGAATACCTATTGCCCAAAAACCTGCAATTGAAATTAAGCCTACAGTAAATGCAGTTAGCGCATTTACTACAAAGAGATTTTTGTAAGCTTCATGAAGTTTTCGGATAAACAGTTCTGTTTGAACATGGTAAACTTCAGGAACATGTGGCATTATTGCATCTTTAAATCTATAACCATCTTTTAAAAAATAGTACGTTAAAAATATGGTAACTAACCCTTTTATGAATAAAAGCGGAAGTCCGTATATTTGGCTTGCCATTTTATTTACAGTTGGCTTTAAAAAAGTCCACAATTCTGAAATTATCGAATTTAAATCTTCTTTTGCAATATTTTGTAATCCAAAATAATTTACAAACTGTATCGAATTATCAACAAAACTTTGAATATTTAAAGTGTTTAAAAATTCCACAACATCTGTCAAAATTAAAACTACCAGGGATAGTGCAGGAACGGTTATCATTAAAATACAGATTATCGCACCGAGGTTTCTTCCAGTATATCGTTTTATTACATTGAAAAAAGGCTCTGTCATGTATGCAAATGCACATGCAAATGCAATAGTATCCAGAAAAGGAAATGCCACAAATAAAACAGATGCAAAAGATATTAACACAAAAACTCGCATTATGAATCGATATTCATTCTCTTTCATAATATCCCCGCTAAAATTAAAAACAAATAAAAACAAATAGGTTTAAACCCCAATTAATTGTAAGTGTTTATTAATTTGTCAGGGTGTGGTATATGAACATTTTGATTGATGGATCAAGACAAAATTACGAAGTACTTTCTGGAGAAGAATTTCCAATCTCATTTGGAATTGATTTGCATGATAAATATGAAACCTGGAAATATGATGCATACGATAAAAAAAACCTTTTCTGCTTTGGAAAAGGGGTTTTACCAATTGTTGGAGGCCATAGATTAATTTTTTCATTTAGGTCTCCATTATGGGATGGATTTCACTTTTCTGCAATGGGTGGTGCCGGATACACATTTAAAGATACGGGAGTACAGAACGTTGCAATTACTGGAAAATGTGAAGTTCCAAGTATTTTAGTAATTAATGGGGAAGAAGACGAATTAAAAATAAAATTTATCCCATTTACTGAAGAAATACGTGACATTTACGAATTTAACGATAAAATCATCGAATTATTTAAAGAAAAAAATTACAGGGCATTTCTTGTCGGATCTGCTTCAAAAACTACAAATATGGGTGCAATTTACTCTCAAACAATAAGAAATGGAAAAATTGTTGAAGGTTCTGAGGACTGGGCTGCAAGAGGGGGCGGTGGTTCAGTTCTCTACCAAGCCCACAAT
Proteins encoded:
- a CDS encoding adenylyltransferase/cytidyltransferase family protein is translated as MEKKIAVTAGTFDLLHPGHFNTLNFAKKHADELVVIIARDETVKKIKGRSPVIPEEQRKIMIEALKPVDRAVLGSLTNKLEPILEIRPDIIVLGPDQTTYQITELKSQLAKHFLYPEVLKVEEYVRCPFHSSFDILKEIVRRWCCKELKV
- a CDS encoding AI-2E family transporter, translating into MKENEYRFIMRVFVLISFASVLFVAFPFLDTIAFACAFAYMTEPFFNVIKRYTGRNLGAIICILMITVPALSLVVLILTDVVEFLNTLNIQSFVDNSIQFVNYFGLQNIAKEDLNSIISELWTFLKPTVNKMASQIYGLPLLFIKGLVTIFLTYYFLKDGYRFKDAIMPHVPEVYHVQTELFIRKLHEAYKNLFVVNALTAFTVGLISIAGFWAIGIPNPVTLGALSGILTLLPIVGGWTIYMPLSVYYVAVGMYSKAVLLFGFGVIFLSLAPDFAIRPRLVNHESSIHPALALVAFLMGPLALGVTGFALGPLIMGTFDAIFRVKNGKDSIINLK
- a CDS encoding sulfite exporter TauE/SafE family protein, whose translation is MEIFLIYLLLVVVGCIVGFTTGALGLGGGFIMVPTLMYIFQNLGISDDHVVAMAVGTSLSVIFLTSLNSAYSHSKFGNIIWRYSILLGFSGILGTFVGVRIVTNYISGDLHRMLFGVILIILSLNMAFNKTNPQVEINKNVNYLPVVLCGFLIGILSSMFGIGGGTIAIPILTLFLKTPIKRSIGTSLGMMVIISLSGFLGYLFSPVEIADTYKYLNFIGYVSISAALSIGAMSIIFSRYGAKISNNINSKLLKKFFGIILMFVGLTMII
- a CDS encoding phosphoadenosine phosphosulfate reductase family protein, with translation MKTILGKIHLKWCKNCNIPVLDTKCAICDSETVEVKVTPPGDARPAFKGDLDLINKTIKSQFGIEENLFKNKLVLVNKAPGIEYFQEIVVDGIIFGILNFNEKKHEWKIIPTIEGARRLITAGCKKKLLVVKEDVPKFILNKGASVLRPGVAFASEDICIDDDVIILIEKPDSSMDFNELDVLGVGRSRMNYEEIVNSEKGMVAKVRKSELPKNSEVLHEIGEFDEAIEKMIEANKNAMQKVESNSIGFMRNTVVKIGRPVSVAYSGGKDSLAVLLLAFEAFKNSENPVEFDVLFNDTGIEFNETLENIEEISKMYNLEILKTNSGEFWEKLEEYGPPGRDNRWCSEVCKVSPLGILIDEKYEKGCFSFVGLRKYESINRSKKPRIWNSPTIKKQMLSAPILNWTAMHVWIYILKHKAPYNVLYGQCFDRVGCFMCPAMEIGEIELVKMSYPELWEKWEGFLKNHAQKCGKDESWVKGGWRWTNKTRSNQKQDEQINENWLG